A genome region from Thermogemmata fonticola includes the following:
- the hflX gene encoding GTPase HflX, with protein sequence MSKSFETQRNGWTASGERAILVSVALPHRPWPTSDPCDEIRGLAETAGAVIVGELTQKRQEIEVSTYIGAGKLRELKDLVVARDADVVIFDNDLSPAQVRNLEKELGVKVLDRSEVILDIFASRARTVEARLQVELAQLEYSLPRLKRMWTHLSRQTGGGIGLRGPGETQLETDRRLVAERIRDLKARLAVVLARKEREVQSRRREYTVSLVGYTNAGKSHLMNALTGAGVYVKNQLFSTLDTRTRRWHIPHWGRVLLSDTVGFIRDLPHHLVASFRATLAEARHARLLLHVVDASNPQAEQQIDAVTAVLKELGCSNQPTLLVLNKIDRLEDRSRLRLLEGRHPRCVAVSALTGEGLDQLADMVVEMLAEDFAEAEIITSAGNGKVLAYLNAHAEVYRQEFHDEANEVRLHCHLPRRLLQQLRDPSVRIRLL encoded by the coding sequence ATCAGCAAATCGTTTGAGACGCAACGGAACGGTTGGACAGCATCCGGGGAGCGTGCCATTCTGGTCAGCGTGGCTCTGCCGCATCGTCCTTGGCCGACTTCGGACCCGTGCGATGAAATCCGCGGTTTGGCTGAGACAGCCGGGGCCGTCATTGTGGGCGAGCTGACCCAGAAGCGCCAGGAGATCGAGGTTTCCACCTACATCGGGGCTGGTAAACTCCGCGAGCTAAAGGACCTGGTGGTGGCGCGCGACGCGGATGTGGTCATTTTCGACAACGACTTGTCACCCGCCCAGGTGCGCAATCTGGAAAAGGAGCTGGGGGTCAAGGTTCTGGATCGCAGCGAGGTGATCCTGGACATTTTCGCCAGCCGGGCACGCACGGTGGAGGCCCGCTTGCAGGTGGAGCTGGCCCAGTTGGAATACTCCCTGCCCCGCCTGAAGCGGATGTGGACGCACTTGAGCCGGCAGACAGGCGGCGGGATCGGCTTGCGCGGTCCGGGCGAAACCCAGTTGGAAACCGACCGGCGCCTGGTGGCCGAACGCATCCGCGACCTCAAGGCCCGCCTGGCTGTGGTCCTGGCACGCAAGGAGCGGGAGGTGCAAAGCCGGCGGCGGGAATACACCGTCTCGCTGGTGGGTTACACCAATGCGGGCAAATCCCATCTCATGAACGCTTTGACCGGCGCGGGCGTGTATGTCAAAAACCAGTTGTTCTCAACGCTGGACACGCGCACGCGGCGCTGGCACATCCCCCATTGGGGCCGCGTCCTGCTCTCCGACACGGTCGGCTTCATCCGGGACCTGCCGCACCATCTCGTGGCCTCCTTCCGGGCGACCCTGGCGGAAGCCCGCCATGCCCGTCTGCTGCTCCATGTGGTGGATGCCAGCAACCCGCAGGCAGAGCAGCAGATCGACGCGGTCACGGCGGTGCTCAAGGAACTGGGTTGCAGCAATCAGCCAACACTCCTGGTGCTCAACAAGATCGACCGCCTGGAGGATCGGTCCCGTTTGCGGCTGCTGGAAGGCCGGCATCCCCGCTGCGTCGCGGTCAGCGCTCTGACTGGGGAGGGACTCGATCAACTGGCCGACATGGTCGTGGAAATGCTGGCGGAAGACTTCGCCGAGGCCGAGATCATCACTAGCGCGGGCAACGGCAAAGTCCTGGCTTACCTCAACGCCCACGCCGAGGTATATCGCCAGGAGTTCCACGACGAAGCCAACGAGGTGCGGCTGCACTGCCATCTCCCGCGTCGGCTTTTACAACAGCTCCGCGATCCGTCCGTGCGCATCCGCCTGCTCTGA
- a CDS encoding TIGR02996 domain-containing protein gives MSSTGMPPSLELPPLPPGIEQEYQRIRAYPDDDTPRLIYADWLDERGDPRGEFIRVQIALARLAGRNPFSYLPSTLVSAATSVWPSPAGELSSRQAELRRREWLLLSRHREEWLAPFRGWTSGEEFRRGFVESVKITARAFLAYAPRLFALTPLRHVQILDLDHWADSLAACPFLDRLEALTIHAQYCGPSLAAALARSPYLNHLRQLRLSRNRLGDDGLVHLCRRSWPSLEELDLSDNGLTGDAVIHLQKSQAFPRLRCLQLRDNDLGPAGAFHLAEGPLLRQLQFLGLAGNHLGQFQFTAPLHSLFSVPHLDLADNGLTAESLRGLLFPPPAGPALAVRYLDLSRNPLGDTGTITLASAQHLEELRVLILCWCNIGDAGAQALAHAFHLRQLHTLDLSNNPIGGEGFRAFVEPFTRRLPALCRLLRTSITLPYRLNQELNLLFPPRLNA, from the coding sequence ATGAGTTCGACCGGAATGCCGCCTTCGCTGGAATTGCCGCCTCTGCCGCCAGGGATCGAACAGGAATATCAGCGCATCCGGGCCTATCCCGATGATGATACCCCGCGGCTGATCTATGCCGATTGGCTGGACGAGCGCGGCGATCCCCGCGGCGAATTCATCCGGGTCCAGATTGCCCTGGCGCGGTTGGCCGGCAGGAATCCCTTTTCGTATCTTCCCAGCACGCTGGTTTCTGCGGCCACGTCCGTCTGGCCGTCTCCGGCGGGGGAGCTATCGTCGCGACAGGCCGAGTTGCGCCGCCGGGAATGGTTACTTCTGAGCCGCCACCGGGAGGAGTGGCTCGCTCCGTTCCGCGGCTGGACGAGCGGCGAGGAATTCCGCCGCGGGTTTGTCGAAAGTGTCAAAATTACCGCACGGGCCTTCCTGGCCTACGCCCCGCGTCTCTTCGCCCTCACACCGTTGCGCCACGTGCAGATTCTCGACTTGGACCATTGGGCCGACTCCCTAGCCGCCTGTCCTTTCCTAGACCGCCTGGAAGCTTTGACCATCCACGCCCAGTACTGCGGCCCTTCCCTGGCGGCAGCCCTGGCTCGCTCCCCCTATCTCAATCATCTGCGCCAACTCCGCCTGAGCCGCAACCGCCTCGGCGATGACGGGCTGGTCCATCTGTGCCGCCGTAGCTGGCCGTCTTTAGAAGAGCTGGACTTAAGCGACAATGGCCTGACCGGCGACGCCGTAATCCACCTCCAGAAAAGCCAGGCCTTTCCGCGCCTGCGCTGCCTCCAGCTCCGCGACAACGATCTCGGACCCGCCGGGGCTTTCCATCTTGCGGAAGGCCCCCTGCTCCGCCAGCTCCAGTTCCTGGGTCTTGCCGGGAATCACCTGGGTCAGTTCCAGTTCACCGCCCCCCTCCATTCCCTCTTCAGCGTCCCCCACCTTGACCTGGCAGACAACGGCTTGACTGCCGAGTCCCTCCGCGGCTTGCTCTTCCCCCCGCCAGCCGGTCCGGCCTTAGCGGTTCGCTATCTGGACCTCAGCCGTAACCCTCTCGGCGATACTGGCACCATCACCCTAGCCTCAGCCCAGCACCTGGAGGAATTGCGTGTCCTCATCCTCTGCTGGTGCAACATCGGTGACGCCGGCGCCCAGGCCCTTGCTCACGCCTTTCACCTCCGCCAGCTCCACACCTTGGACCTGAGCAACAATCCCATCGGCGGCGAGGGTTTCCGGGCCTTCGTCGAACCTTTCACGCGCCGCTTGCCCGCCCTCTGCAGACTGCTGCGAACGTCCATAACCCTGCCCTACCGCCTCAACCAGGAACTCAATCTGCTCTTCCCACCCCGCTTGAACGCCTGA
- a CDS encoding HEAT repeat domain-containing protein: MSEANNYRGSGNRPSAGRLFLAIFPAVAVGIVGGKAGIWWVGAAAAALALLGASLIYSRVKGNPASSPATLILLYLVAVVITWWVPSPDGMASLARGVLLLTGVLSWAGYELQASGAEPLRRAWAAARAVQQRRQWPAHLEECVQEPAVQRLRQIVQDQREIRPVLPLLTSPRPPLQLAALHALAYRTHWYAGEAEYVLQATGHSPHEAVRVATVQALAGVQGVDLLSALTAFLRDPSEEVRRHTIAVLLWQAERRWPLIRESIRDILADPLYPLDGALFTEFDPTAGLRLPGAAIADLITWAAEPPPLAPRAVLTLIAYFRAELQAGLQPELTAELVELMLHTDTPPTLRVELAALLRDFDLLSPEVLDRLTNVDQPAPMRLFAAEMMLRINPHDPDGIDVLRGLARQSNRELAVHVALILQTYLGVDLGIDPQSPPAPSSKAAAELTRRLLQWANQCNPDPLTDFSGSSAAPASSAFGSVGRSAEESIHRSTPQERAATPPGAPDNDGLEESRFIPLEQVLGEGSSPGPASSAPPLTPS; the protein is encoded by the coding sequence ATGTCGGAGGCGAACAATTATCGCGGGAGTGGGAATCGGCCCTCCGCCGGGAGGTTATTCCTGGCGATATTTCCGGCTGTTGCCGTTGGGATAGTCGGCGGCAAAGCCGGAATCTGGTGGGTCGGCGCCGCAGCCGCGGCCTTAGCCTTGCTAGGAGCGAGTTTGATCTACTCCAGAGTCAAGGGAAATCCCGCGTCCTCTCCTGCGACCCTGATTCTCCTGTATCTGGTGGCGGTGGTGATCACCTGGTGGGTGCCTTCCCCAGACGGAATGGCATCGCTCGCCCGTGGCGTCCTGCTGCTGACGGGGGTTCTGAGCTGGGCCGGGTATGAGTTGCAGGCAAGCGGTGCGGAGCCGTTGCGCCGGGCTTGGGCCGCGGCACGGGCCGTGCAACAACGGCGGCAGTGGCCCGCTCATCTGGAAGAGTGCGTGCAGGAGCCGGCAGTCCAGCGCCTGCGGCAGATCGTACAGGACCAGCGCGAGATTCGCCCCGTGCTGCCCCTGTTGACTTCGCCGCGGCCCCCGCTGCAATTGGCAGCCCTCCATGCTTTGGCTTACCGCACCCACTGGTACGCCGGGGAAGCGGAATATGTGCTCCAGGCCACCGGCCACAGTCCCCACGAAGCGGTGCGGGTAGCGACCGTGCAAGCCCTGGCCGGCGTCCAAGGAGTGGACCTGCTCAGCGCCCTGACCGCTTTCCTGCGCGATCCCTCCGAGGAGGTCCGCCGCCACACCATCGCCGTGCTGCTCTGGCAAGCCGAGCGCCGCTGGCCCCTGATCCGCGAAAGCATCCGCGACATCCTCGCGGATCCCCTCTATCCTCTCGATGGGGCTTTGTTCACCGAGTTCGACCCTACCGCCGGCTTGCGGCTGCCCGGTGCCGCCATCGCCGACCTGATCACCTGGGCCGCGGAACCGCCGCCTCTGGCGCCTCGGGCCGTTCTCACCCTCATCGCCTACTTCCGGGCAGAACTCCAGGCGGGATTGCAACCGGAACTAACCGCCGAACTGGTCGAACTGATGCTCCATACCGATACCCCGCCGACCCTGCGCGTGGAGCTGGCCGCCTTGCTGCGGGACTTCGACCTCCTCTCCCCAGAAGTTCTCGACCGCCTGACTAATGTGGATCAACCGGCGCCCATGCGGCTGTTTGCCGCGGAAATGATGCTGCGGATCAACCCTCACGATCCGGACGGCATCGACGTCCTGCGAGGACTGGCACGCCAAAGCAATCGGGAACTAGCGGTCCATGTCGCCCTCATTTTGCAGACTTATCTGGGGGTGGACCTGGGGATCGATCCGCAATCCCCGCCGGCTCCCAGCAGTAAAGCCGCAGCCGAACTGACCCGCCGACTCCTCCAGTGGGCCAACCAGTGCAATCCCGATCCGCTCACCGACTTTTCCGGCTCTTCCGCCGCTCCGGCTTCCTCCGCCTTCGGCTCTGTTGGGAGGTCAGCCGAAGAGTCCATCCATCGCAGCACGCCGCAGGAACGGGCAGCAACTCCCCCTGGCGCCCCCGACAACGACGGTCTGGAAGAATCCCGCTTCATCCCGTTGGAACAGGTCCTCGGCGAGGGTTCGTCCCCCGGCCCGGCTTCCTCAGCACCGCCGCTGACTCCGTCCTGA
- a CDS encoding CRTAC1 family protein codes for MTEPEPRSGGFFTDVSDWIAFNPPASHYGVAVSDVDGDGRCEFLVASFDGANRLLRWSGTQLRDVAPPAFEDVDQASLAIAAGDVDGDGREEIYVHNSERFSGSKRAPDRLWDIQPDGQWEDWFARPEHAGLQNEWAGRSVAVIDRRGVGRYGFVVASYGKPLRLYEWSVQERLADLAPALGLALISGGRGLLTLPVVSDWPDIICINEHGPNWVYRNQGDGTFWECASALGLDDPTEHGRGVAVCDVGGSFGLCWGNWEGPHRLMIPQRQGAWRNCASAGFAFPARVRNVIVADFDNDGYEEIFLHNHGEANRLYRLYPPAAEGEDPQVVLLEAGAAADPYGCGTGAAVADIDGDGRLELLLARGEQARQPLGLFKAAAGQQNGYVRIRPLTRFQAPARGAVVRALINGRLQIRGICGGSGYLGQMEPVAHFGLGPQGRVERVEVVWPDGVAVILLNPPANRTLTVPYPQG; via the coding sequence ATGACGGAGCCTGAGCCGAGGTCGGGCGGCTTTTTCACCGATGTGTCAGACTGGATCGCGTTCAATCCGCCGGCATCCCATTACGGGGTGGCAGTCAGTGATGTGGATGGCGATGGCCGCTGCGAGTTTCTGGTGGCGAGTTTCGACGGTGCCAACCGGCTGCTCCGCTGGAGTGGCACGCAATTGCGGGACGTGGCGCCGCCAGCGTTTGAGGATGTGGACCAGGCCAGCCTGGCGATCGCGGCGGGGGACGTAGACGGTGACGGCCGGGAGGAAATCTACGTCCACAACAGCGAGCGCTTCAGCGGCAGCAAGCGGGCGCCGGATCGCCTCTGGGACATTCAGCCCGATGGCCAATGGGAGGACTGGTTCGCCCGTCCCGAACATGCCGGCCTCCAAAATGAGTGGGCCGGACGGAGTGTAGCGGTCATCGACCGACGGGGCGTAGGCCGCTATGGCTTTGTGGTCGCCTCCTACGGCAAGCCGCTGCGTCTGTACGAGTGGAGCGTGCAGGAGCGGCTGGCGGACCTGGCCCCAGCCCTGGGATTGGCCTTGATCAGCGGCGGGCGCGGCTTGCTCACCCTGCCGGTGGTCTCCGACTGGCCGGACATCATCTGCATCAATGAGCATGGTCCCAACTGGGTCTATCGCAATCAGGGGGATGGCACCTTCTGGGAATGTGCCTCCGCTTTGGGATTGGATGACCCCACGGAGCATGGGCGGGGCGTGGCGGTGTGCGACGTCGGCGGGAGCTTCGGCTTGTGCTGGGGAAACTGGGAAGGGCCGCATCGCCTGATGATCCCACAGCGGCAAGGCGCCTGGCGGAACTGCGCGAGTGCGGGCTTCGCCTTTCCCGCGCGGGTGCGCAATGTCATCGTGGCGGACTTTGATAACGACGGTTATGAGGAAATTTTTCTCCACAATCATGGGGAAGCCAACCGCCTGTACCGCCTTTATCCCCCAGCAGCGGAGGGCGAGGACCCTCAGGTGGTCCTGCTGGAGGCGGGGGCGGCGGCGGACCCCTACGGCTGCGGAACGGGAGCTGCCGTGGCGGACATCGACGGCGATGGGCGGCTCGAACTCCTCCTCGCACGCGGCGAACAAGCCCGGCAACCGCTCGGCCTGTTCAAGGCCGCTGCTGGCCAGCAGAACGGCTATGTTCGCATCCGCCCCTTGACCCGCTTCCAGGCCCCAGCGCGCGGGGCGGTCGTCCGTGCTCTCATCAATGGCCGCCTGCAAATTCGCGGTATCTGCGGCGGCAGCGGCTACCTCGGCCAAATGGAACCCGTGGCCCACTTCGGCCTCGGACCCCAAGGACGCGTCGAACGCGTGGAGGTGGTCTGGCCGGATGGCGTCGCCGTCATCTTGCTCAATCCCCCCGCCAATCGGACCCTGACCGTCCCCTACCCCCAGGGTTAG